In a genomic window of Streptomyces katrae:
- a CDS encoding NAD-dependent epimerase/dehydratase family protein, translating into MAREALRGAAERLILLDRVPLRPEAENEDVHTVDLRDAAAVESALAGADRVLHLGGVPDEAPLPDLLETNVLGTHHVLEAARRTGIERVVLASSNRVTGFYPAAHLTGPQEPVRPDGLYGVSKAALEALGQLYADKFGLSVICLRIGSFEHLPTEPRHLATWLSPRDAVGYLRAALVAPPSIRFTTAYVVSNNTRRFWALPDPAELAYTPVDNAELHAADIPAADSPTDPATPQAGPYALPQFTLKHLRP; encoded by the coding sequence GTGGCGCGGGAGGCGCTGCGGGGCGCGGCGGAGCGGTTGATCCTGCTCGACCGCGTGCCGCTCCGCCCAGAGGCCGAGAACGAGGACGTGCACACCGTGGACCTGCGGGACGCCGCCGCTGTGGAGTCAGCCCTTGCAGGAGCCGACCGGGTGCTGCACCTGGGCGGGGTGCCCGACGAGGCGCCGCTCCCCGATCTGCTCGAAACCAATGTGCTCGGCACGCACCACGTCCTGGAGGCTGCGCGGCGCACGGGAATCGAGCGTGTGGTGCTGGCCAGCAGCAATCGTGTCACCGGCTTCTACCCCGCCGCGCACCTCACCGGCCCGCAGGAGCCGGTACGCCCCGACGGCCTCTACGGGGTGAGCAAAGCCGCCCTCGAAGCGCTAGGACAGTTGTATGCCGACAAGTTCGGCCTGTCCGTCATCTGCCTGCGCATCGGCAGTTTCGAGCATCTGCCTACCGAGCCCCGGCACCTGGCGACCTGGCTGAGCCCGCGCGACGCTGTCGGCTACCTGCGGGCCGCCCTGGTCGCACCGCCCTCCATCCGCTTCACCACGGCATACGTCGTTTCCAACAACACCCGCCGTTTCTGGGCACTCCCCGACCCGGCGGAACTGGCCTACACCCCCGTCGACAACGCCGAACTTCATGCCGCAGACATTCCCGCGGCGGACTCCCCGACCGACCCGGCCACGCCCCAGGCCGGCCCCTACGCCCTACCGCAATTCACCCTCAAGCACCTTCGGCCCTGA
- a CDS encoding zinc finger domain-containing protein: MSRAVPPAVRERARSRSCPPCRARPGEKCAPDRAGRSQLHRGRIRDAQQPMEPLPTFRILPRDEDRVFRELQP, encoded by the coding sequence GTGAGTCGAGCAGTGCCACCAGCTGTCCGTGAACGCGCCCGCAGCCGTAGCTGTCCCCCATGCCGTGCCAGACCAGGGGAGAAGTGCGCCCCGGACCGGGCTGGGCGATCCCAGCTGCACCGCGGGCGGATCCGCGATGCCCAGCAGCCCATGGAACCCTTGCCGACGTTCCGGATCCTCCCCAGGGATGAGGACCGTGTGTTCAGGGAGCTGCAGCCGTAG
- a CDS encoding DUF6042 family protein: protein MVALTPPASWTEQDREHYLQQVMRSGWSRMRPYSLLFLLLGVGIAENGATREDLKLGLRNSGNPQGDLEAPCWEDPDDLDEDEQARQPELIETAALYAAHHGRPPLRTHADVLDLLLAAGVVYELPDASGTPRIFPKVPAPVPADVFPLDEEEAAVQRQLLIDSAYEGPSYRIIELFEPDGLRREEIVTSLDRLARLIGGDAQDAREAIRLLTEAGDFTTTLDVSNVPSHKVFRIQCDWDQFDQQRISIRGMAEDGKLAVTLPSDLE from the coding sequence GTGGTCGCCTTGACACCGCCCGCAAGCTGGACTGAGCAGGATCGCGAGCACTATCTGCAGCAAGTAATGCGGAGTGGCTGGTCGCGGATGCGGCCGTACTCGCTCCTGTTTCTTCTGCTGGGGGTGGGCATCGCCGAAAACGGTGCCACGCGCGAGGACCTCAAGCTGGGACTCCGCAACAGCGGGAACCCCCAAGGCGACCTGGAAGCCCCGTGCTGGGAAGACCCGGATGACCTCGATGAGGATGAGCAGGCCCGACAGCCCGAGCTCATCGAGACTGCTGCGCTGTACGCGGCTCACCACGGGCGGCCGCCACTACGTACCCACGCCGATGTGCTGGACCTGCTGCTGGCAGCAGGGGTCGTCTACGAACTCCCCGATGCGTCCGGCACGCCACGGATCTTCCCCAAGGTGCCGGCGCCTGTGCCCGCCGACGTGTTCCCTCTCGATGAAGAGGAAGCCGCTGTTCAGCGGCAGCTGCTGATCGACAGTGCGTACGAGGGACCCTCGTATCGCATCATCGAGCTGTTCGAGCCTGACGGACTGCGCCGCGAGGAGATCGTGACCAGCCTGGACCGGCTGGCCCGGCTCATCGGAGGAGACGCTCAGGATGCACGCGAAGCAATTCGTCTCCTTACGGAGGCCGGCGACTTCACCACGACTCTCGACGTCAGCAATGTGCCTTCACACAAGGTCTTCCGGATCCAGTGCGACTGGGACCAGTTCGACCAGCAGCGGATCAGTATCCGTGGCATGGCCGAGGACGGAAAGCTCGCCGTGACATTGCCCAGCGACCTGGAATGA
- a CDS encoding transposase, which translates to MLQFVLCLSDRQAAEAVRCRIDFKYAMAMELDDPGFHHSVLADFRNRLAEGDRADRLLDLALARLEEAGLVHERTTQRTDSTHVLAAVRGLTRLELITEAVRAALEEVAGISPHLLDELVDEDWGRHYGRPVRLGKNPPGPRPGSSPPARTLSGSCPAPPGTSGP; encoded by the coding sequence GTGCTGCAGTTCGTTCTCTGCCTGTCGGACCGGCAGGCCGCCGAGGCGGTCCGGTGCCGCATCGACTTCAAGTACGCCATGGCGATGGAGCTGGACGACCCCGGCTTCCACCACAGCGTGCTGGCCGACTTCCGCAATCGTCTCGCCGAAGGAGACCGTGCTGACCGCCTCCTCGACCTCGCGCTCGCCCGCCTCGAGGAGGCCGGCCTGGTCCACGAGCGCACCACCCAGCGCACTGATTCCACGCATGTCCTGGCCGCGGTGCGTGGCCTGACCCGCCTGGAACTGATCACCGAGGCGGTCCGCGCCGCCCTGGAAGAAGTCGCCGGCATCTCCCCTCATCTGCTGGACGAGCTGGTCGATGAGGACTGGGGGCGCCACTACGGCCGGCCGGTCCGCCTGGGCAAGAACCCACCAGGCCCAAGACCCGGATCCTCGCCACCGGCGAGGACGCTGTCCGGCTCCTGCCCTGCCCCACCTGGAACAAGCGGCCCGTGA
- a CDS encoding transposase, producing MGFPPRELRELQLRVRTEQQTPEWKARYAVRSGVEGTVNEFAHGHGMRRCRYRGQGKAHIQHVLTAIAVNIERLSGLPPTEEASMPRRPTAFQNYLDQRELPRPKSWRTLGTSPRHLQDPRQSQAQPHLRLSSRSAAEHRYLDRPLLALALPRLPLRDLSRGVTTLPVGGQTQ from the coding sequence GTGGGATTTCCCCCGCGAGAGCTCCGCGAGCTGCAACTTCGCGTCCGCACTGAACAACAGACGCCCGAGTGGAAGGCCCGCTATGCGGTCCGCTCCGGAGTGGAGGGCACGGTCAACGAGTTCGCCCACGGACACGGCATGCGGCGCTGCCGCTACCGAGGACAGGGGAAAGCCCACATCCAGCACGTCCTGACGGCCATCGCCGTGAACATCGAGCGCCTCAGCGGACTCCCGCCAACCGAGGAAGCCTCCATGCCCCGTCGGCCAACCGCCTTCCAGAATTACCTCGACCAACGCGAGCTACCCCGGCCGAAGTCCTGGCGAACCCTGGGCACCTCACCTCGGCACCTCCAAGATCCCCGACAGAGTCAAGCTCAACCTCACCTCCGCTTGTCCTCGCGGTCGGCGGCCGAGCACCGCTACCTTGATCGCCCCTTGCTCGCACTCGCCCTACCCCGACTTCCGCTCCGTGATCTGTCAAGGGGGGTGACCACCCTTCCGGTCGGGGGCCAGACGCAATGA
- a CDS encoding serine hydrolase domain-containing protein, which translates to MHRKRVAAAVLLASAIAGAAAPVAAAGPVDPVQRQLDLLVDSDGVPGALAYDGRTTRTSGVADLESGRPMVDAQGRMRLASDTKAFTAAAVMRLVADGRVRLDDRAGRYVPLLAERPVTIRQLLKQTSGLPEYATLVDWTRPGTPEDYLALALKEKPVFDPGTDWGYSNTNYLVLGMVIDKASGVGFRTYVERTILRPLHLDDTYWPAPGELALRGPHARNYGVHPAAPEAGRVDVTDLPGYEFGASGGLVSTPKDLNAFWDGLFGGRLLPDWALRQMTRDTTEVGGRDVYPAGSRYGYGVASIPLSCGGVYWGHGGDLPGNSVGGGRATAGRGTVTVYTTTWAAEGESLRHLQGAVDAALCAKRR; encoded by the coding sequence ATGCACCGCAAGCGTGTCGCCGCCGCTGTTCTGCTCGCCTCAGCGATCGCCGGGGCGGCCGCGCCCGTGGCGGCGGCGGGGCCGGTCGACCCGGTGCAGCGGCAGCTGGACCTGCTCGTCGACAGCGACGGGGTCCCGGGCGCCCTGGCGTACGACGGCAGGACGACCCGTACCTCCGGTGTCGCGGACCTGGAGTCGGGCCGGCCCATGGTCGATGCGCAGGGGCGGATGCGGCTGGCCAGCGACACCAAGGCGTTCACGGCGGCGGCCGTGATGCGGCTGGTGGCGGACGGTCGGGTCCGGCTCGACGACCGCGCCGGCCGCTACGTGCCGCTGCTCGCCGAACGCCCCGTCACCATCCGGCAGTTGCTCAAGCAGACCAGCGGGCTGCCGGAGTACGCCACGCTGGTCGACTGGACCCGGCCCGGCACTCCCGAGGACTATCTGGCCCTCGCGCTCAAGGAGAAGCCGGTCTTCGACCCCGGCACCGACTGGGGTTACTCCAACACCAACTACCTGGTACTCGGCATGGTGATCGACAAGGCGTCGGGAGTCGGCTTCCGGACGTACGTCGAACGAACGATCCTGCGCCCGCTGCACCTGGACGACACCTACTGGCCCGCCCCCGGCGAGCTGGCGCTGCGCGGGCCGCACGCCCGCAACTACGGCGTCCACCCGGCCGCCCCGGAGGCCGGCCGAGTGGACGTGACCGATCTCCCCGGTTACGAGTTCGGCGCGTCCGGCGGGCTCGTCTCCACACCCAAGGACCTCAACGCCTTCTGGGACGGACTGTTCGGCGGCCGCCTCCTGCCCGACTGGGCGCTGCGCCAGATGACCCGGGACACCACCGAGGTCGGCGGGCGCGACGTCTACCCGGCGGGCAGCCGCTACGGCTACGGCGTCGCCTCGATCCCGCTCAGCTGCGGTGGCGTGTACTGGGGCCACGGCGGCGATCTGCCCGGCAACTCGGTCGGTGGGGGCCGCGCCACGGCGGGCCGCGGAACGGTGACCGTCTACACCACGACCTGGGCTGCCGAGGGCGAGAGCCTGCGCCATCTCCAGGGGGCGGTGGACGCGGCCCTGTGCGCCAAGCGGCGCTAG
- a CDS encoding SCO6745 family protein: MSDQNAVPDGIEPGRVRHLWQLLEPLHAVLYYAPESFEEAAALGFETDERWPSYFAWRAAPLGAAGPDRVVSVFHSFSPEMVGRYVPAVWDVASPEAVLAARERAVDHAYRALLGDRVDSPELAEAASLARRAAEAADVEGRPLAAANAALAWPDAPHLVLWQAATILREHRGDGHVAALLAAGLDPVEALVSFAAVGAAPEETFQSRQWSAPHWAAARERLVERGLLEPHGPATATAAGHALRAQVERRTDELAAGPCEALGSESLTRLAALLGDFWVAVIGSGLLPMTTTLGIGKV, encoded by the coding sequence ATGTCGGACCAGAACGCCGTGCCGGACGGCATCGAGCCCGGTCGCGTACGGCACTTGTGGCAGCTCCTCGAGCCGCTGCACGCCGTGCTCTACTACGCGCCGGAGTCCTTCGAAGAGGCCGCCGCCCTCGGCTTCGAGACCGACGAGCGGTGGCCGAGCTACTTCGCCTGGCGGGCCGCGCCGCTGGGGGCGGCCGGACCTGACCGGGTGGTGTCCGTGTTCCACAGCTTCAGCCCGGAGATGGTCGGGCGCTACGTCCCCGCCGTATGGGACGTCGCGTCCCCCGAGGCCGTCCTCGCCGCCCGCGAGCGGGCCGTCGACCATGCCTACCGCGCGCTCTTGGGAGACCGCGTCGACAGCCCCGAGCTCGCGGAGGCCGCGAGCCTGGCCCGCCGTGCGGCCGAGGCCGCCGACGTCGAGGGCCGCCCGCTCGCCGCCGCCAACGCGGCCCTGGCCTGGCCGGACGCCCCGCACCTCGTGCTCTGGCAGGCCGCGACCATCCTGCGCGAGCACCGCGGGGACGGCCATGTCGCGGCCCTCCTCGCCGCGGGGCTCGACCCGGTGGAGGCACTCGTGTCGTTCGCCGCCGTCGGGGCGGCGCCGGAGGAGACCTTTCAGAGCCGGCAGTGGAGCGCCCCGCACTGGGCCGCCGCGCGGGAACGCCTCGTGGAGCGAGGCCTGTTGGAGCCCCACGGCCCCGCGACGGCGACCGCGGCGGGGCATGCGCTGCGCGCGCAGGTCGAGCGCCGCACGGACGAGCTCGCCGCCGGGCCGTGCGAGGCGCTGGGCTCCGAAAGCCTGACGCGGCTCGCGGCCCTGCTCGGCGATTTCTGGGTCGCGGTGATCGGCTCGGGGCTGCTTCCCATGACGACCACGTTGGGCATCGGCAAGGTGTAG
- a CDS encoding TetR/AcrR family transcriptional regulator → MTSQRTYHHGDLRHAVLTAALDVIAAEGPGALSLRDLARRAGVSHAAPAHHFKDRTGLLTAIAAEGYDLLAEALADAPELRERGVRYVRFAMTHPAHFQVMFQPELLRGNDTDLTAARQRAGEQLRGGVSQLPDDGRGEDARLAGVAAWSLAHGFATLLLSRNLNGPLDDQDPEEAFRSLAGLLFR, encoded by the coding sequence GTGACCAGCCAGCGCACCTACCACCACGGCGATCTGCGCCATGCCGTCCTGACCGCGGCCCTCGACGTCATCGCCGCCGAGGGCCCCGGCGCCCTGAGCCTGCGCGACCTCGCACGCCGGGCCGGCGTCTCGCACGCCGCACCGGCGCATCACTTCAAGGACCGCACCGGCCTGCTCACCGCGATCGCGGCGGAGGGGTACGACCTCCTCGCCGAGGCGCTCGCGGACGCGCCGGAGCTGCGTGAACGGGGCGTGCGCTACGTGCGGTTCGCCATGACGCATCCGGCGCACTTCCAAGTGATGTTCCAGCCGGAACTGCTGCGCGGGAACGACACGGACCTGACGGCCGCCAGGCAGCGTGCCGGTGAGCAACTGCGCGGCGGAGTGTCCCAGTTGCCCGATGACGGTCGGGGCGAGGACGCCCGGCTGGCGGGAGTCGCCGCCTGGAGCCTCGCCCACGGTTTCGCCACACTGCTGCTGAGCCGGAACCTGAACGGCCCACTGGACGACCAGGACCCCGAGGAGGCCTTCCGGTCGCTCGCCGGACTGTTGTTCAGGTGA
- a CDS encoding VOC family protein, which yields MSVRRVVPNVRSEAVQESREFYGVLGFEEVMNHGWIMTLASSSSPTAQISFTAGDKTAPVTPDMSVEVDDVDAVYAAVRESGAEIVHPLQDEEWGVRRFFVRDPNGRVVNVLGHR from the coding sequence ATGTCCGTTCGCCGCGTCGTACCCAATGTCCGGTCGGAGGCCGTACAGGAGAGCCGGGAGTTCTACGGCGTGCTCGGATTCGAGGAGGTCATGAACCACGGCTGGATCATGACGCTCGCCTCCTCCTCCAGTCCGACGGCGCAGATCAGCTTCACGGCCGGGGACAAGACCGCACCCGTCACTCCCGACATGAGCGTCGAAGTGGACGACGTGGACGCGGTCTACGCGGCCGTGCGGGAGAGCGGCGCGGAGATCGTCCACCCCTTGCAGGACGAGGAATGGGGGGTACGCCGTTTCTTCGTCCGTGACCCCAACGGCCGGGTGGTCAACGTACTGGGCCACCGCTGA
- a CDS encoding arsenate reductase ArsC, producing MSTSTGPSVLFVCVHNAGRSQMAAAFLTHLGAGRVEVRSAGSAPAATVNAAVVDAMAEAGIDISAETPKVLTAEAVQSSDVVITMGCGDACPYFPGKRYLDWQLDDPAGQGVAAVRPIRDEIERRVRGLLTELGIDAAA from the coding sequence ATGAGCACCTCCACCGGCCCGTCCGTACTGTTCGTCTGTGTACACAACGCCGGCCGCTCCCAGATGGCCGCCGCGTTCCTCACCCACCTCGGCGCAGGCCGGGTCGAGGTCCGCTCGGCCGGCTCCGCCCCCGCCGCCACCGTCAACGCGGCCGTGGTCGACGCCATGGCCGAGGCCGGCATCGACATCTCCGCCGAGACCCCGAAGGTCCTCACCGCCGAGGCCGTTCAGTCCTCGGACGTCGTGATCACCATGGGCTGCGGCGACGCCTGCCCCTACTTCCCCGGCAAGCGCTACCTGGACTGGCAGCTCGACGACCCCGCGGGCCAGGGCGTCGCCGCGGTCCGCCCCATCCGCGACGAGATCGAGCGGCGCGTCCGGGGCCTGCTCACCGAACTCGGCATCGATGCCGCGGCCTGA
- a CDS encoding aquaporin, with product MSASLPLRRRAAVEALGTAALVTVVVGSGIQAAELTHDVGTQLLANSLATVFGLGVLIALLGPVSGAHFNPAVTLATWFTGRRTGDGPALREVAAYVPAQVAGAIAGAVLADAMFGRPMVHLSTHDRWAGHLWLGEVVATAGLVWLVLGLARAGRGHLAPLLVASYIGAAYWFTSSTSFANPAVTIGRAFTDTFAGIAPASVPPFLAAQLIGAAAGLALAAVSFGRTAVTEPDTDTDTDTATVALPGGREPAAPARSTGERAPTR from the coding sequence GTGAGCGCGTCCCTGCCGCTGCGGCGCCGGGCGGCGGTCGAGGCACTGGGTACGGCCGCCCTGGTCACAGTGGTGGTCGGCTCCGGGATCCAGGCCGCCGAACTGACCCACGACGTCGGCACGCAGCTGCTGGCCAACTCCCTGGCCACCGTTTTCGGCCTCGGCGTGCTGATCGCCCTGCTCGGCCCGGTGTCCGGGGCGCACTTCAACCCCGCGGTCACCCTCGCCACCTGGTTCACGGGACGCCGCACCGGTGACGGCCCGGCTCTGCGCGAGGTCGCCGCGTACGTGCCCGCCCAGGTGGCCGGGGCGATCGCCGGCGCGGTGCTGGCGGACGCCATGTTCGGCAGGCCCATGGTCCACCTCTCCACCCACGACCGGTGGGCCGGGCACCTGTGGCTGGGCGAGGTCGTGGCGACCGCCGGGCTGGTCTGGCTCGTCCTCGGTCTGGCCCGCGCGGGCCGGGGGCACCTGGCGCCCCTGCTGGTCGCCTCCTACATCGGGGCGGCGTACTGGTTCACCTCCTCCACCTCCTTCGCCAACCCGGCCGTCACCATCGGGCGGGCGTTCACCGACACCTTCGCCGGCATCGCCCCCGCCTCCGTGCCGCCCTTCCTCGCCGCCCAGCTGATCGGCGCCGCTGCCGGTCTCGCCCTGGCCGCCGTCTCCTTCGGCCGCACCGCGGTGACCGAACCCGACACCGACACCGACACCGATACTGCGACCGTCGCCCTGCCCGGCGGGCGCGAGCCCGCCGCCCCCGCCCGTTCCACCGGAGAAAGAGCCCCGACCCGATGA
- a CDS encoding ArsR/SmtB family transcription factor: MSKQAGLPVLGQGEAACCAPMVREPLGEEAAAELSRTFKALSDPIRLRLLSLIASHEGGEACVCDLIGAFDVSQPTISHHLKVLREAGLVGSERRGTWVYYWVLPGALAQLSALLEIPAASGKVSA; the protein is encoded by the coding sequence ATGTCGAAACAAGCTGGTCTGCCGGTGCTCGGGCAGGGCGAGGCGGCGTGCTGCGCGCCGATGGTCCGCGAGCCGCTCGGTGAGGAGGCCGCGGCGGAGCTGTCGCGGACGTTCAAGGCCCTGTCGGATCCGATCCGGTTGAGGTTGCTGTCCCTGATCGCCTCCCACGAGGGCGGGGAGGCGTGCGTGTGCGACCTCATCGGCGCGTTCGACGTGTCCCAGCCGACGATCTCCCACCACCTGAAGGTGCTGCGGGAGGCCGGGCTGGTCGGCTCCGAGCGGCGCGGGACCTGGGTGTACTACTGGGTGCTCCCCGGGGCCCTGGCGCAGCTGTCCGCCCTGCTGGAGATTCCGGCCGCGTCCGGGAAGGTTTCCGCGTGA
- a CDS encoding ArsI/CadI family heavy metal resistance metalloenzyme: protein MSRVQLALRVADLEASVAFYSRLFGTEPAKRRPGYANFAVADPALKLVLIEGEAGEDTRLDHLGVEVASTEEVRAAAGRLTSAGLATVEENDTSCCYALQDKVWVTGPGKEPWEVYAVKSDADTLGKSAGSAPDTCCGTTTCGG from the coding sequence ATGTCCCGCGTTCAGCTCGCCCTGCGCGTCGCCGACCTCGAAGCCTCGGTCGCCTTCTATTCCAGGCTGTTCGGCACCGAGCCCGCCAAGCGCCGCCCGGGCTACGCCAACTTCGCCGTCGCCGACCCCGCGCTCAAGCTCGTCCTCATCGAGGGCGAGGCAGGCGAGGACACCCGCCTGGACCACCTCGGCGTCGAGGTCGCCTCCACCGAGGAGGTCAGGGCCGCCGCCGGACGTCTCACGTCGGCGGGCCTGGCCACCGTCGAGGAGAACGACACCTCCTGCTGCTACGCCCTGCAGGACAAGGTGTGGGTCACCGGCCCAGGCAAGGAGCCCTGGGAGGTCTACGCCGTGAAGTCCGACGCCGACACCCTCGGCAAGAGCGCCGGCAGCGCCCCGGACACCTGCTGTGGCACCACCACTTGCGGCGGCTGA
- a CDS encoding peptidylprolyl isomerase translates to MAVPTSQGPLPLHLDRAKAPCTVQSFLHLARHGFYDRTVCHRLTAYPTLKVLQCGDPTGTGEGGPGYKYKDELPVDLPPAPTDPTGTRRLYGRGLLAMANAGPDTNGSQFFVVYGDSALRPNYTVFGTVGADGLTTLDKVAAAGIAPTTEDPAPVDGTPVLRTELLRVRPCCQH, encoded by the coding sequence ATGGCTGTTCCGACCAGCCAGGGCCCGCTCCCGCTGCACTTGGACCGGGCCAAGGCGCCGTGCACGGTCCAGAGTTTCCTGCATCTGGCCCGGCATGGGTTCTACGACCGTACGGTGTGCCACCGTCTGACGGCGTACCCGACACTGAAGGTCCTGCAGTGCGGCGACCCGACCGGTACGGGTGAGGGCGGCCCCGGGTACAAGTACAAGGACGAGCTGCCGGTGGACCTGCCGCCGGCACCCACCGATCCGACCGGCACGCGCCGGCTCTATGGGCGCGGCCTGCTGGCGATGGCCAACGCCGGTCCGGACACGAACGGTTCACAGTTCTTCGTCGTGTACGGCGACTCGGCGCTGCGGCCGAACTACACGGTGTTCGGCACGGTCGGCGCCGACGGCCTGACGACACTCGACAAAGTCGCCGCCGCAGGCATCGCGCCGACCACGGAGGACCCGGCACCGGTCGACGGCACCCCCGTGCTGCGGACCGAGCTGCTCCGCGTCCGGCCGTGCTGTCAGCACTGA
- a CDS encoding NADP-dependent oxidoreductase, which yields MTTTRVIIQRSIGGSGVLELAETPLPVPGPGEVLVRVRATGMNPADWKVRAGKVDFFGPPPYVLGHEFSGTVERLGEGVDRFAEGEEVYGWTVPPHGSHADHVVVPEDRIAPKPRTLDHIGAAALPISGFTAYQALITLADVGPGHRVLIHGAAGGVGHLAVQIAKARGAYVIGTASAAKHAYLRDLGADELIDYTVADFGALRDIDAVLDTISHDYGPRSLGTLKPGGILVDVVGVGVDRTEVTARAAELAVRFVEFFLEPTPSVLTDFAALIDGHGIRPTISETLPLTEAAKAHELSETGRVRGKIVLVP from the coding sequence ATGACGACGACGCGTGTGATCATCCAGCGGAGCATCGGCGGCTCCGGCGTGCTGGAACTCGCCGAGACGCCCCTCCCTGTGCCCGGTCCCGGCGAGGTGCTGGTCCGGGTGCGGGCCACCGGCATGAACCCGGCCGACTGGAAGGTCCGGGCCGGCAAGGTGGACTTCTTCGGGCCGCCGCCCTACGTCCTCGGCCACGAGTTCAGCGGCACCGTGGAACGGCTCGGCGAGGGCGTGGACCGCTTCGCGGAGGGCGAGGAGGTGTACGGCTGGACCGTGCCGCCGCACGGCAGCCACGCAGACCACGTCGTCGTCCCCGAGGACCGGATCGCCCCCAAGCCCCGCACCCTCGACCACATCGGCGCCGCGGCCCTGCCCATCTCGGGCTTCACCGCCTACCAGGCCCTGATCACCCTCGCGGACGTGGGGCCCGGCCACCGGGTGCTGATCCACGGCGCGGCCGGCGGCGTCGGGCACCTCGCCGTCCAGATCGCCAAGGCCCGGGGCGCGTACGTCATCGGCACGGCGAGCGCCGCCAAGCACGCGTACCTGCGGGACCTCGGCGCCGACGAGCTGATCGACTACACGGTGGCGGACTTCGGCGCGCTCCGCGACATCGATGCCGTACTGGACACCATCAGCCATGACTACGGGCCGCGCTCCCTCGGCACGCTCAAGCCGGGCGGCATCCTGGTGGACGTGGTCGGGGTCGGCGTCGACCGCACCGAGGTCACCGCCCGCGCTGCCGAACTGGCCGTGCGCTTCGTGGAGTTCTTCCTCGAGCCGACCCCTTCCGTACTGACCGACTTCGCCGCGCTGATCGACGGCCACGGCATCCGGCCCACCATCTCCGAGACCCTCCCCCTCACCGAGGCGGCGAAGGCGCACGAACTCAGCGAGACCGGGCGGGTCCGGGGCAAGATCGTGCTGGTTCCGTAG
- a CDS encoding DsbA family protein yields MRAQRIRPVLVAVTLLGLTVTACGDQTSAAQRERRHPYAAVEELPEALAPDGTTIVVGDPRRMPVHIYEDMRCSVCREVEVTGAGASLLDMTLGKEARTEYTLSSALDDRLGGTGSKKAANALRAALEQGKFTEYRAVLLRNQPEEDSDGYTDTFLLETASRVEGLRGPAFDSAVKEMKYADFVEASEKAYEAAGAPMSPAADINGKRLPDTQSQVLLTKDFLPVWIAGYR; encoded by the coding sequence ATGAGAGCCCAACGCATTCGTCCTGTACTGGTGGCGGTCACCCTGCTGGGGCTGACCGTGACGGCTTGCGGGGACCAGACGAGCGCCGCACAGCGGGAACGCCGCCACCCGTACGCCGCCGTCGAGGAGCTTCCGGAAGCCCTGGCGCCGGACGGGACCACGATCGTCGTGGGGGACCCGCGACGGATGCCGGTTCACATCTACGAGGACATGCGGTGCTCCGTCTGCAGGGAGGTCGAGGTGACGGGGGCAGGCGCTTCGCTGCTGGACATGACGCTGGGCAAGGAAGCACGGACCGAGTACACCCTGTCCTCCGCCCTGGACGACCGGCTGGGCGGCACCGGCTCGAAGAAGGCCGCCAACGCCCTGCGCGCCGCGCTGGAGCAGGGCAAGTTCACCGAGTACCGGGCCGTTCTCCTCCGGAACCAACCTGAGGAGGACAGCGACGGCTACACCGACACATTCCTGCTCGAGACGGCGTCACGAGTGGAGGGCCTGCGCGGGCCGGCGTTCGACTCTGCGGTCAAGGAGATGAAGTACGCGGACTTCGTGGAAGCGTCCGAGAAGGCGTACGAGGCCGCCGGCGCACCCATGTCACCCGCGGCGGACATCAACGGCAAGCGGTTGCCGGACACCCAGTCGCAGGTGCTGCTCACCAAGGACTTCCTCCCGGTCTGGATAGCCGGCTACCGCTGA